Sequence from the Heptranchias perlo isolate sHepPer1 chromosome 28, sHepPer1.hap1, whole genome shotgun sequence genome:
atttaattaattgaatttaaattccccagctgccatggcaggatttgaactcatgactccggattattagtccaggcctctagattactaatccagtaacagaaccactatgctaccgtacacaTAGTacccattggttgagggataaaaatattggccaggacaccaagttaaattccccctctctttttacatccacccgagggggcagatggggcctccatgtaacatctcatccgaaagacagcacctctcagTACAGCACTCGCTCAATACTTTACTGGggtgtgagcctagattatgtggtcaagtctctggagtgaggtttgaagccacaaccttggTGGCTCAGAAacgagagtgctacctactgagccaaggctgacacttaaaagATCCCAAAATAGGACATGTAAGGTGAGAAGTTAGAGAATTCAACTATCAAAATGGAGGGCAGACTTTTTCACCAGCATTATACAAATTCATCCTGCACTAGAACAATGAACAGGTCTCCCTAAGGGATTTTGAAGTATAGGAATAAGAAATCTGTATCAGATATTCAAACACCAAATAGACCGAGAAATTGATCAGTGCAGATACTTACATCTCCTGGAACTTTAATTCCTTGAACTTTTTTGCTTGATATTTCAGGGCTTCAAGTGGAGGTAGAAATGGGTTTACTGGaaaggcaatgttacggaggttaATTGCTATGGAAACAAAACTAGAATTAAAACTTGGAAATAAAGCAAAGATGTTGATTTTTTTAATGCCTCGGATTTTATTCATTTAACATCAAAATGTTGCTTAATTGCAGACCACAAGCAAGTGTTGGTCACAACCCATCATTCCCAATCATGCTGGAAATGCAGAGCAAGTAAAAATCTGGAAAAAAAGTTAATGTTAACTGGAGTCACATAATGGTCAAACTGGGTCAACCACTTCGGTGTGGGCCTGTAGTCACATATGGGTCAAACCTATATGTTAAGtttggatggcaggtttccttccctaaaaggtgAAAGGTCCCATTCAAGACAGTAACCCACCTTTCCTCTTTAAGATACTTAGTGACTCATTCAATTCCAGAATTTTCTGACTATTAAAAAAGAAACATGACATTCATTAGGTGATTTGAACACAAATTGGATGCTTGTTTCcttcccactgacttttaaaaaaaaaaaagtttcatagTCATTGTCAGGAATAGCAAATTGTGCAATATGGCTTTGATAAATACAGTCCACTGAGCACACCACCATCATGACTGCAAGTTGAGGAACATTGAGACACAGCCTGGTAAGTGATTGACTCCTTTTCTTGAATTTCAATCTTCCAATGAGTATTTGTAaaacagggagaaaaaaaattaaaaatctaacATAGGGCTCCCTAATGTTTCGGTATTTAGATGGTACTAGGTTTGGTACCAAACAAACAGAATAAGATGCAGCtttagtttgtgctgagttaggtgaGGTATTTCTTTAAAGGGCAGCACTGGCTGAAGTAGATTTAAAGGGAGGGTGCTTGACAGGAATTAGGGTGAAAGAGAACATCTGTGGAAATTAGATGACAAAAAGAGCAGGCCGAGACAAGCCAAAATAAATGAGAACACCCGAGGGTAGTAAAAATTAAAAGGAGGCACTGGCCAGAAGTAAAATCCAAAGGGAATACTTGGgctagaaaaaaaaagttaaaccaAAGGGGGGCAACAGAGAAATACAACAAGAAAGGGAAACAGCTGAGAAGTATAACTAAGATGGAAACCATGAGGTGTGTTTGCGGTGGGATGTTCAAATGAGAATGCCAGATACAATAGAATGAGGATGAGGTGCAAAAACTGTTACAGTAAGGTTAGAACAAGGTACAGGAACTTATAAGTGCAGACTGAAGGGAGGGGATCTTTGAGGGTGATAGtattatagaagttacaacatggaaacaggccctttggcccaacatgtccatgtcgtccagtttataccactaagctagtctcaatttcctgcacttggcccatatccccctatacccatcttacccatgtaactgtccaaatgctttttaaaagacaaaattgtacccgcctctactactgcctctggcagctcgttccagacactcaccaccctttgagtgaaaaaaattgcccctctggacccttttgtatctctcccctctcaccttaaatctatgcccccttgttatagactcccctacctttgggaaaagattttgactatctaccttatctatgcccctcattattttatagacttctataagatcaccccttaacctcctactctccagggaaaaaagtcccagtctgtctaacctctccctataagtcaaaccatcaagtcccggtagcatcctagtaaatcttttctgcactctttctagtttaataatatcctttctataatagggtgaccagaactgtacacagtactccaagtgtggcctcaccaatgccctgtacaacttcaacaagacatcccaactcctgcattcaatgttctgaccaatgaaaacaagcatgccgaatgccttcttcaccaccctatccacctgtgactccactttcaaggagctatgaacctgtactcctagatctctttgttctataactctccccaacgccctaccattaacggagtaggtcctggcccgattcgatctaccaaatgcatcacctcacatttatctaaattaaactccatctgccattcatcggcccactggcccaatttatcaagatcccattgcaatcctagataaccttcttcactgtccacaatgccaccaatcttggtgtcatctgcaaacttactaaccatgcctcctaaattctcatccaaatcattaatataaataacaaataacagcggacccagcaccgatccctgaggcacaccgctggacacaggcatccagtttgaaaaacaaccctctacaaccaccctctgtcttctgtcgtcaagccaattttgtatccaattggctaactcatcttggatcccatgagatttaaccttatgtaacaacctaccatgcggtaccttgtcaaaggctttgctgaagtccatgtagaccacgtctactgcacagccctcatctatcttcttggttaccccttcaaaaaactcaatcaaattcatgagacatgattttcctctcacaaaaccatgctgactgttcctaatcagtccctgcctctccaaatgcctgtagattctgtccctcagaataccctctaacaacttacccactacagatgtcaggctcaccggtctgtagttcccaggcttttccctgcctcccttcttaaacaaaggcacaacatttgctaccctccaatcttcaggcacctcacctgtagcagtggatgattcaaatatctctgctaggggacccgcaatttcctccctaacctcccataacgtcctgggatacatttcatcaggtcccggagatttatctaccttgatgcgcgttaagacttccagcacctccctctctgtaatatgtacactcctcaagacatcactatttatttccccaagttccctaacatccatgcctttctcaaccgtaaataccgatgtgaaatattcattcaggatctcacccatctcttgtggttccgcacatagatgaccttgttgatccttaagaggccctactctctccctagttactcttttgccctttatgtatttgtagaagctctttggattcagtAAATGAGTCATCTCAAGTAAATTATATGGCCAGGCTAACATCAGTCCTCAAGCATGATCCTTCAGGCATTGGAGCTGGCAACTAGTACAGCTGAGAAGAGTGTTGTCATGACAAGAAGTCGTGCGAGAAAAGCCAAGGAAACAGGGATTCTGGATAGATTACGGTTGGTTAAAGAAGCAAAGAGGTTGGAAAACCTGCGTAACAACCCAAGCGATATTTGCAAACAGATACCAGCCACTGTCCAACACTGCAGATGGTAATAAAGTCCCAGAAGAAAAGATATCCAGAAAACCAGAGAGGACAGCCTGGACAAAGAGGTCAGAGGTCAAAGCCAAGTCAGGGAGAGATTGTAGCTTTTGGTAATTGACTGCTCAGGAAAATGGATTGGCACTTGTGTCATAAGGAGAATTTTTAAAAGGTGGTGTGCAATCTACCTGGAGTTAGAACAGTTCATATTGAGGAAAGAGTAGAAGGGATACTGAAGGGGACAGATAGGGGCCCAGTGGGCATAAATGGCATGGGGAGAAATAATATAGGGGCCATAAAAGCTACATAGATAAAAGAATACTTCCACCAAAAAGAACTGAGGAGGTAAATGAGTGGTTGGCAGCATGGAGTGAGGGCAATAATACAAAGTGGGGAAAAAAAGAGTAGTGAGGAACAGAGACAGCAATAGAAAATAATTTAAActagacaggtgggggagggcagAGAGGAAACGGTCCGAGACCAGACCGATCGTAGGGTAGAAGGTAATCAACAAGCAGCCACAGACTCAAACTCAGACTCACATGAATGGGAGATCAAGAATAGGCAGACATTAGAGAACGcgcgagggggggaaaaaaatctagaACAAGATGTATATACATGAACACTAGAAGCCTTACAAAAAAGATGCTAGAACTGGAGGCCGTCAGGAACTGGTGGGAATATCAGAAACATGGCTAAACCGTGAGGTTGGAAATTAATACAACATTCTTGGAATGTTTAGAAAAGATAGAGTGAACAAAAGTGGCGTAGCCCTGTGTCAGGGATACCTAGGAGATAAAAGTAGTTAATCCTGTGGGGAGGTAGAAACTATGGGAGGTTAAACACATCTAATGCTAAAAATCAAAGCTTATGCTACTGGTATACTATAGAGCACCTGgtcagaaggaggaggaaaatttGCTCTATGAAGAGATGGGAAGGTTATGTGAAAAGATAAAAGTTATTTTAAAGGGCGACTTAATCAACCTAATATAAGCAGAGAAAATCCAAGTGGTGGTAGATGTCATACACAACTGCTTCTTGACCCAGTGTGCCAAGGAAGCTGAGAAGCAATGCTCATCTTGATCTTGTATTCATTAACTCAGAAAATGTACAAGAAACTAAAGTTATAGCACCCCTAGGAGACAGTGAAAATGTAACATTATCTTAGAGTCAGAAATACTTACGACCAGGCTCCAAGTGCATAACTATAAAAGTGCTAAATTCAATGAAATGAGGGATCAACTAAAACAAATAAAGTGGGGGAGATTGTTCAACAACATTTCAGCATAAAACAAATGGCACATCTTTAGAAGGAATATTACTAAGCACACGGAATACATACATTCCCGTAACCAACAAGCTCCGACTAAGCAAATATGACGCTAAATGCATTAAAACAACTTGAGATAAAGAGGAAACATTATCCATAGAAATCCTTCAGGGAGGAAGAAGGGGCTCACTGGGATGAAAACAAAATAATGCATAAACATGTTAAAAGGGTAACCAAAAGGGCAAAGAGAAACTTGGAAAAAGGCATAGCAGCTGAAGCTAAGTATAAACAGAAAAAATTATTTCAGTACTCTAACTGGAAGAAGGCAGTCGGAGAAGAGGTGAAAACCATAAAAGGAAATGTAGGATGAGCATGAAAGAGTGAGTATTCTAAATGACTAGTTCCTGAGTATTCACAGGAAAGGATATGTTGCACTTGTCTTTTCTTAACAAAGCTAAGTATAATCAATGTCTTCACTATAAACGAGACATAAATTGGACGGACACTGAATATTAGGAAGCACAAAAGGTGCAGCTTGGCTCAGGTGCTGCACTCTCAGCTCAGAGGCAGAAGGTtgcgagttcaagtcccactccaggacttaagctCATATTGAGCATTAGGGATAAACTCTGCTTTTATTTACTAGAaagatcccagggatgagggactttaggtatgtggatagactggagaagctggggttattctcctcggagcagagaaggttgagaggatatttgatagaggtattcaaaatcatgaagggtctaggcagactagatagagagaaactgttcgcgttggcagaagggtcaagaaccagaggacatagatttaaggtgattggcaaaagaaccaaaaaaggtgacgaggaaattttttttttataaacacagcgagtggttaggatctggaatgcactgcccgagggggtggtggaggcagattcaatcatggctttcaatagggaactggataagtatttgaaaggaaaacatttgcagggctacggggatagggccggggagtgcgactagctgggtgctcttgcatagagccagcacggactcaatgggctgaatggcctccttctgtgctgtaacctctctatgattTTAGGCCCTAAACAGGCTAAATGGGCTCAAAATAAATGGTACTTATCCCTGTGTGCCAAGAGAGAcaagggaggagatttgtgaggtacTGTCAATCATTATGAGACAAATCAATAGGCACTGGGTTAGCAGTAAATTGGAAACAGTTTACTGCTAACCCAGATGCCCAGATTCAAAAAGGGTCACAGGCAACTACAGAACGATTAGTCCTACTTCCATTCCACGTAAAGTAATGGAAtccaattatcaggagtaaacttaagGATCGTCTGTACAACAATAACCTCGTCAAATGCAGTCAGTgcggattcagaaggggaagatcttgcttgaccaacctccttgacttctttgagggAGTGACAACTCAACTGGACTGTGGGAAGCCCTATGATGTGATATATATCAACTTCCAAAAAGCATCtggcaaagttccacatgaaattaaactcaaaggaatggggattcagggtaaatcctgagaatggataagaaactgaacAGTACATGTTAGAGGATTACGtcagagtggggggtgggggtgggggagggaatacCAAGTGGGGTACCCCAAGACTTGGCAATTGGACCACTACTGTGTTAAAATTTACATAAATGTCCTGGACTCAAATGCAATACATTGGAAGGGCTATTAGGGCTCATATCATGAACCAATAAAGCTTAGATTCCACTAAAGCCAAGTGCTTTTCATGTGCAATAGATCTAATAACTATTTAAAATTGTTCAATATAGCATTATTGTAAAGGCAGGTCTCCCGATATTATGTGTTCTTTTGCAATATTTGCTTATTTGATTGTTTGCTTAGCTCCCAAAATTAGTGTACAACCTGTCACAACTTTGATGTAGAGGTAACCAATTTAGAAACTGATATTTTGATCCAATAAATGACACTCTCATTCCAGCATTTATAGTCGGCTTCTACTGAAGAAATGAACAATTCATCAGTTACAACATGTGTGGTAGATGAACAGTTCCTCACAATAATGATGCCTCCAACACTTACAATCATCTTCATTTTAGCTGCAAGCTTCAACGGTCTAGCCCTATGGATATTCTGCTTCCATGTCAAGAAAAAGACCCCAATGGATATTTTGATGCTCAACCTGTGTGTGGGTGACCTGCTTTTCTCACTAACCTACCCCCTCGTAATCACTTACCACAGTAACGACAATCACTGGATATTTGGAAATTTTATGTGCAAACTCCAAATATTCTTCATGTATTCTATCTTGATGGCAAGTGTCTTTTTCCTGACGTGCATCAGCAACTATCGTTGTTACATGATCATCAAACCCATCCAGTCCAAAAACAGAATTACAAAGAAATGTACCATCATCCTCAGTGTCTTGATCTGGTTGTTGGCTGGTGGGCTCATGAGTACCTCCTTTTTCAGGGTCAACCTTTTTGAAATGAAAGGAAAACTGCACTGTATAACTTTTAATCAACTAAATCTACAGAAGAAATTGCAGTCTTCTACTGCTTTATTATTTGTTCTGAGCTTTGTGATTCCATTTGGATCCCTGCTGGTGTCCACTTTACTTATCCAAAGGAAATTGGCCAATTCTGCATTAACACCTCAATCTCAAAGAGGCAAACGTGCTATCAAGATGATAATAGTAGTATTGTGCATCTTCATTATATGCTTTCTTCCCGTAAATGTAACGCGTCTGGTCCTGTCTACTGTGGATCACAAGAACTGCGCACTTTTACAAAAAGTTGTAGTGGTTTACTATTCATGTATTCTAGGCCTTTATCTCAATAATGTCCTGGATCCTATTGTGTATTTTTATGCTGGCACTAAATACAGGTCAAAGCTTATTAATACTATCAAAGGCTCAGCCCTTTGTAACAAACTCCCTATAGCCTCCAGGAGCAACCATTCCGACAGTGAGTCAAAACTGTGACACATTGATGCAAAGAGCCATGAATATGGAATATGTTGATGCGGAGCCAACTTCACTTCCAAAGGAATGCAATCTTTGCAGCAGTATCAGAACTTCACTTACACCTTTGACCTTCAGATCAAATATTGAACAGGCCAGCTCGCATCAGTTTCAGTGGTTCAGGTGGCCATTAACGACCCCATGGAACTAACTGTGGAAGAGCAGCAAGTGCACCCAGTGTCCTCGCCAGCATTTTTCACTTAACTAACATTACCAAAAACAGATCACCTGGACATTCAGCTCATTTATTGTTTGCAACTGTGTTCAGAGTGGCTGGTGAGTTCCTCCcaaataacagtgactgcacttcaaaagtaaattatTAGAAAGGGCTTTGGAATTTCCCTGAAGGATGTGATaggattctatataaat
This genomic interval carries:
- the LOC137299249 gene encoding hydroxycarboxylic acid receptor 3-like codes for the protein MNNSSVTTCVVDEQFLTIMMPPTLTIIFILAASFNGLALWIFCFHVKKKTPMDILMLNLCVGDLLFSLTYPLVITYHSNDNHWIFGNFMCKLQIFFMYSILMASVFFLTCISNYRCYMIIKPIQSKNRITKKCTIILSVLIWLLAGGLMSTSFFRVNLFEMKGKLHCITFNQLNLQKKLQSSTALLFVLSFVIPFGSLLVSTLLIQRKLANSALTPQSQRGKRAIKMIIVVLCIFIICFLPVNVTRLVLSTVDHKNCALLQKVVVVYYSCILGLYLNNVLDPIVYFYAGTKYRSKLINTIKGSALCNKLPIASRSNHSDSESKL